The following are from one region of the Etheostoma spectabile isolate EspeVRDwgs_2016 chromosome 15, UIUC_Espe_1.0, whole genome shotgun sequence genome:
- the LOC116703602 gene encoding BUB3-interacting and GLEBS motif-containing protein ZNF207 isoform X1, translating into MGRKKKKQMKPWCWYCNRDFDDEKILIQHQKAKHFKCHICHKKLYTGPGLAIHCMQVHKETIDGVPNAIPGRTDIELEIYGMEGIPEKDMEERRRVLEQKNQETQKKKQNQDDSDEYDEDDEPGPSFQQPSAGQPQAGYIPPMTQPSMPGSGASGIPPGSYSGIPPMMPGVPPMMPGMPPVMPGMPPGMIPMGGMMPPGPGMPPMMPGVPPGMPPSVGHCPGITHMAQVPSAANMLTRPAVPASTAPSGQLDVTKPLFPIAGQMGSRVASTSEGSSSADSQFASPKALFPVTSQSQQSGSPHPPSSDPSKPTFPAYTQTTVAVASPNAGSSTVSKPPSTVTSKPATLTTSSATSKLIHPDEDISLEELRAQLQRYQRSIPRPAQNTAAAPPVSSVGGMMAPQQPSMRHSIPGQYGGPPQGLPGYMPGGMLPYGQAPPVVPPGYQGAPPRPPMGMRPSVMSPGARY; encoded by the exons AtgggaagaaagaagaaaaagcaaaTGAAGCCTTGGTGCTG GTACTGCAACAGAGATTTTGATGATGAAAAGATTCTCATTCAGCATCAGAAGGCCAAACATTTCAAGTGCCACATCTGTCATAAAAAGCTGTACACTGGGCCTGGGCTTGCAATCCACTGTATGCAG GTACATAAAGAGACCATAGATGGAGTCCCTAATGCAATCCCTGGAAGAACCGATATTGAGCTGGAAATATATGGCATGGAGGGTATTCCCGAAAAAGACatggaagagagaagaagagtgcTAGAGCAAAAGAACCAAG agactcaaaagaaaaagcagaacCAGGATGACTCTGATGAGTATGATGAAGATGACGAACCTGGTCCCTCTTTCCAGCAGCCTTCTGCAGGCCAGCCACAGGCAGGCTACATACCCCCTATGACCCAGCCGAGCATGCCTGGCTCTGGTGCTTCAGGGATACCGCCAGGCAGCTACTCAG GAATTCCCCCAATGATGCCAGGTGTGCCACCAATGATGCCAGGAATGCCCCCTGTAATGCCAGGAATGCCTCCAGG gATGATACCAATGGGTGGGATGATGCCTCCAGGCCCAGGGATGCCACCAATGATGCCAGGTGTGCCACCAG GCATGCCTCCTTCTGTGGGCCACTGTCCAGGCATCACGCACATGGCTCAGGTTCCCTCTGCTGCAAACATGCTGACTAGACCTGCTGTCCCTGCTTCCACTGCCCCCTCAGGCCAGCTTGATGTAACAAAGCCTCTTTTTCCCATTGCTGGACAG ATGGGCAGTCGTGTTGCAAGTACAAGTGAAGGCTCATCCAGTGCAGACTCACAGTTCGCCTCCCCTAAAGCTCTGTTCCCTGTCACATCACAA AGTCAGCAGTCAGGGTCCCCCCACCCTCCTTCCTCTGATCCCTCAAAGCCCACATTCCCAGCCTACACTCAGACCACCGTAGCTGTGGCCAGCCCCAATGCTGGCAGCAGTACGGTCTCCAAACCCCCCTCTACTGTGACCAGTAAGCCTGCCACCCTCACCACCTCCAGTGCAACTAGTAAGTTGATCCACCCTGATGAGGATATCTCACTG GAAGAGTTACGTGCTCAGTTGCAGAGGTACCAGCGCAGTATTCCCCGCCCTGCCCAGAACACCGCTGCTGCCCCACCAGTGAGTTCTGTGGGTGGCATGATGGCTCCTCAGCAGCCCAGCATGAGGCATTCCATACCTG GCCAGTACGGTGGTCCACCCCAGGGGCTGCCAGGCTACATGCCAGGAGGGATGCTTCCGTACGGACAAGCTCCTCCTGTGGTTCCCCCTGGGTACCAGGGAGCCCCTCCACGGCCACCCATGGGTATGAGACCCTCTGTCATGTCTCCTGGAGCCCGCTACTGA
- the LOC116703602 gene encoding BUB3-interacting and GLEBS motif-containing protein ZNF207 isoform X2, which translates to MGRKKKKQMKPWCWYCNRDFDDEKILIQHQKAKHFKCHICHKKLYTGPGLAIHCMQVHKETIDGVPNAIPGRTDIELEIYGMEGIPEKDMEERRRVLEQKNQETQKKKQNQDDSDEYDEDDEPGPSFQQPSAGQPQAGYIPPMTQPSMPGSGASGIPPGSYSGIPPMMPGVPPMMPGMPPVMPGMPPGMIPMGGMMPPGPGMPPMMPGVPPGMPPSVGHCPGITHMAQVPSAANMLTRPAVPASTAPSGQLDVTKPLFPIAGQSQQSGSPHPPSSDPSKPTFPAYTQTTVAVASPNAGSSTVSKPPSTVTSKPATLTTSSATSKLIHPDEDISLEELRAQLQRYQRSIPRPAQNTAAAPPVSSVGGMMAPQQPSMRHSIPGQYGGPPQGLPGYMPGGMLPYGQAPPVVPPGYQGAPPRPPMGMRPSVMSPGARY; encoded by the exons AtgggaagaaagaagaaaaagcaaaTGAAGCCTTGGTGCTG GTACTGCAACAGAGATTTTGATGATGAAAAGATTCTCATTCAGCATCAGAAGGCCAAACATTTCAAGTGCCACATCTGTCATAAAAAGCTGTACACTGGGCCTGGGCTTGCAATCCACTGTATGCAG GTACATAAAGAGACCATAGATGGAGTCCCTAATGCAATCCCTGGAAGAACCGATATTGAGCTGGAAATATATGGCATGGAGGGTATTCCCGAAAAAGACatggaagagagaagaagagtgcTAGAGCAAAAGAACCAAG agactcaaaagaaaaagcagaacCAGGATGACTCTGATGAGTATGATGAAGATGACGAACCTGGTCCCTCTTTCCAGCAGCCTTCTGCAGGCCAGCCACAGGCAGGCTACATACCCCCTATGACCCAGCCGAGCATGCCTGGCTCTGGTGCTTCAGGGATACCGCCAGGCAGCTACTCAG GAATTCCCCCAATGATGCCAGGTGTGCCACCAATGATGCCAGGAATGCCCCCTGTAATGCCAGGAATGCCTCCAGG gATGATACCAATGGGTGGGATGATGCCTCCAGGCCCAGGGATGCCACCAATGATGCCAGGTGTGCCACCAG GCATGCCTCCTTCTGTGGGCCACTGTCCAGGCATCACGCACATGGCTCAGGTTCCCTCTGCTGCAAACATGCTGACTAGACCTGCTGTCCCTGCTTCCACTGCCCCCTCAGGCCAGCTTGATGTAACAAAGCCTCTTTTTCCCATTGCTGGACAG AGTCAGCAGTCAGGGTCCCCCCACCCTCCTTCCTCTGATCCCTCAAAGCCCACATTCCCAGCCTACACTCAGACCACCGTAGCTGTGGCCAGCCCCAATGCTGGCAGCAGTACGGTCTCCAAACCCCCCTCTACTGTGACCAGTAAGCCTGCCACCCTCACCACCTCCAGTGCAACTAGTAAGTTGATCCACCCTGATGAGGATATCTCACTG GAAGAGTTACGTGCTCAGTTGCAGAGGTACCAGCGCAGTATTCCCCGCCCTGCCCAGAACACCGCTGCTGCCCCACCAGTGAGTTCTGTGGGTGGCATGATGGCTCCTCAGCAGCCCAGCATGAGGCATTCCATACCTG GCCAGTACGGTGGTCCACCCCAGGGGCTGCCAGGCTACATGCCAGGAGGGATGCTTCCGTACGGACAAGCTCCTCCTGTGGTTCCCCCTGGGTACCAGGGAGCCCCTCCACGGCCACCCATGGGTATGAGACCCTCTGTCATGTCTCCTGGAGCCCGCTACTGA
- the c15h17orf75 gene encoding protein Njmu-R1 isoform X1 produces MFTSQTSSFQDSIDVEERDDFESEEIAGYSQKIQLNCYYTIYLYQGTRSEASGAWNQRRADSTTSQDDFSLTLIDSSLPSEAEPELRTYISRRLSKGALLGGMGNIATVELSIPEQAVGCYCCLLEQETSPEQPDADGNGYVICFMGGSEKGLNLFRLELDKYVQGLHSSLQTPELQNLETEVRPYLSQWYEESVMHIYRVVQLVQSNISFLLHAALNHTHVEVNNSDERTKADVSRFIKAASLQGLSQQDTTTASLCKAISEDTHSDLIVDCSTSPPTFSNTVSNRFCDDWIQAFLNAAERCNPFLLRQILENFKLKAIQDMNSLKRFVRQAEMSHYALFRCCQFLQGCGNGDVLLQNVRAEHSDLPEACSIISVLEEFLKEHAQA; encoded by the exons ATGTTTACATCCCAAACCTCGTCCTTCCAGGATTCAATTGACGTGGAAGAGAGAGATGACTTTGAGAGCGAGGAAATTGCTGGATACAGCCAGAAAATTCAGCTGAACTGCTACTACACCATCTATCTTTATCAAGGCACAAG ATCTGAGGCTTCAGGGGCGTGGAACCAGAGACGAGCAGACTCCACAACAAGTCAGGATGACTTTAG CCTGACCCTGATTGACAGCAGCCTGCCATCAGAGGCGGAACCTGAGCTGCGGACCTACATTTCAAGGAGGCTGAGCAAAGGTGCCCTGCTGGGAGGCATGGGCAATATCGCTACTGTGGAACTAAG TATTCCAGAGCAGGCAGTCGGCTGCTACTGCTGTCTCCTGGAGCAGGAAACGTCTCCTGAACAGCCCGATGCTGATGGAAATGGATACGTCATCTGCTTTATGGGCGGCTCTGAAAAAGGACTGAATTT ATTTAGGTTAGAGCTTGATAAATATGTCCAAGGCCTACATAGCAGTCTGCAAACCCCAGAG CTGCAGAACCTTGAGACAGAGGTGCGTCCCTATCTGAGCCAGTGGTACGAGGAGTCCGTGATGCACATTTATCGGGTGGTGCAGCTGGTCCAAAGCAACATCAGCTTTTTGCTGCATGCT GCTCTGAATCACACACATGTCGAAGTCAATAATTCAGATGAGAGGACAAAGGCGGATGTGTCCAG GTTCATCAAAGCAGCCAGTTTGCAGGGTCTGTCCCAACAAGACACTACAACAGCTTCTCTGTGTAAGGCTATCTCAGAGGATACACACTCTGACCTGATCGTAGACTGTTCCACCAGCCCACCCACATTCTCAAACACTG TTAGTAATCGTTTCTGTGACGACTGGATTCAGGCATTTCTAAACGCTGCAGAGCGTTGTAATCCTTTCCTGCTCAGACAGATTCTGGAGAACTTCAAACTTAAG GCCATCCAGGACATGAACAGCCTGAAGCGTTTTGTGCGACAAGCAGAGATGAGTCACTACGCCCTGTTTCGCTGCTGCCAGTTCCTACAGGGCTGCGGAAATGGGGATGTGTTGCTCCAGAATGTCAGGGCAGAGCACAGTGACTTGCCTGAAGCCTGCAGCATCATCAGTGTCCTGGAGGAGTTCCTCAAAGAACACGCCCAGGCTTGA
- the c15h17orf75 gene encoding protein Njmu-R1 isoform X2 gives MFTSQTSSFQDSIDVEERDDFESEEIAGYSQKIQLNCYYTIYLYQGTSLTLIDSSLPSEAEPELRTYISRRLSKGALLGGMGNIATVELSIPEQAVGCYCCLLEQETSPEQPDADGNGYVICFMGGSEKGLNLFRLELDKYVQGLHSSLQTPELQNLETEVRPYLSQWYEESVMHIYRVVQLVQSNISFLLHAALNHTHVEVNNSDERTKADVSRFIKAASLQGLSQQDTTTASLCKAISEDTHSDLIVDCSTSPPTFSNTVSNRFCDDWIQAFLNAAERCNPFLLRQILENFKLKAIQDMNSLKRFVRQAEMSHYALFRCCQFLQGCGNGDVLLQNVRAEHSDLPEACSIISVLEEFLKEHAQA, from the exons ATGTTTACATCCCAAACCTCGTCCTTCCAGGATTCAATTGACGTGGAAGAGAGAGATGACTTTGAGAGCGAGGAAATTGCTGGATACAGCCAGAAAATTCAGCTGAACTGCTACTACACCATCTATCTTTATCAAGGCACAAG CCTGACCCTGATTGACAGCAGCCTGCCATCAGAGGCGGAACCTGAGCTGCGGACCTACATTTCAAGGAGGCTGAGCAAAGGTGCCCTGCTGGGAGGCATGGGCAATATCGCTACTGTGGAACTAAG TATTCCAGAGCAGGCAGTCGGCTGCTACTGCTGTCTCCTGGAGCAGGAAACGTCTCCTGAACAGCCCGATGCTGATGGAAATGGATACGTCATCTGCTTTATGGGCGGCTCTGAAAAAGGACTGAATTT ATTTAGGTTAGAGCTTGATAAATATGTCCAAGGCCTACATAGCAGTCTGCAAACCCCAGAG CTGCAGAACCTTGAGACAGAGGTGCGTCCCTATCTGAGCCAGTGGTACGAGGAGTCCGTGATGCACATTTATCGGGTGGTGCAGCTGGTCCAAAGCAACATCAGCTTTTTGCTGCATGCT GCTCTGAATCACACACATGTCGAAGTCAATAATTCAGATGAGAGGACAAAGGCGGATGTGTCCAG GTTCATCAAAGCAGCCAGTTTGCAGGGTCTGTCCCAACAAGACACTACAACAGCTTCTCTGTGTAAGGCTATCTCAGAGGATACACACTCTGACCTGATCGTAGACTGTTCCACCAGCCCACCCACATTCTCAAACACTG TTAGTAATCGTTTCTGTGACGACTGGATTCAGGCATTTCTAAACGCTGCAGAGCGTTGTAATCCTTTCCTGCTCAGACAGATTCTGGAGAACTTCAAACTTAAG GCCATCCAGGACATGAACAGCCTGAAGCGTTTTGTGCGACAAGCAGAGATGAGTCACTACGCCCTGTTTCGCTGCTGCCAGTTCCTACAGGGCTGCGGAAATGGGGATGTGTTGCTCCAGAATGTCAGGGCAGAGCACAGTGACTTGCCTGAAGCCTGCAGCATCATCAGTGTCCTGGAGGAGTTCCTCAAAGAACACGCCCAGGCTTGA